In one Aggregicoccus sp. 17bor-14 genomic region, the following are encoded:
- a CDS encoding glycosyltransferase family 2 protein → MIPTRNRHSLVVRAVQSVLAQSHPAVEAIVVVDGPDSATQQALGQIEDPRLRTKVLDQSVGGAQARNAGVDMAQGEWIAFLDDDDEWMPTKLERQLLLASQMDCRRPVVSCQVIARSPTGDQVWPRRKPEPGEPISEYLLARRSFTQGEGLLQTSTLLIPRVLLQKVPFRVGLRRHQDWDWMLRAAREPGVGIDLVMEPLAIWHIEERRATVSQGSNWKYSLEWISNNRELVTPWAFAAFVLTQVGSFAARERAWSSFWSLLRTASKHGSPRPIDLALYLTWWVAPQPLRRSLRDAALRLKERALPSRPRRS, encoded by the coding sequence GTGATTCCGACCCGCAACCGCCACAGCCTCGTCGTGAGGGCCGTGCAGAGTGTGCTGGCCCAGAGCCACCCGGCGGTGGAGGCCATCGTCGTCGTGGACGGCCCCGATTCGGCAACGCAGCAGGCCCTGGGGCAAATCGAGGATCCCCGGCTGCGTACGAAGGTGCTCGACCAGTCCGTAGGCGGGGCTCAGGCGCGCAACGCGGGCGTGGACATGGCACAGGGTGAGTGGATCGCGTTCCTGGACGACGACGACGAGTGGATGCCGACGAAGCTGGAGCGGCAGCTGCTGCTCGCGTCCCAGATGGATTGCAGAAGGCCGGTCGTTTCCTGCCAGGTGATTGCCCGCAGCCCCACCGGCGACCAAGTCTGGCCTCGTCGCAAGCCGGAGCCGGGAGAGCCCATCAGCGAGTACCTGCTCGCGCGCCGCAGCTTCACGCAAGGCGAGGGACTGCTTCAGACATCCACCCTGCTGATTCCCCGCGTGCTGCTTCAGAAGGTGCCGTTCCGCGTGGGTCTGCGCAGGCATCAAGATTGGGACTGGATGTTGCGCGCGGCACGAGAGCCAGGCGTCGGGATCGACCTGGTCATGGAGCCGCTCGCGATCTGGCACATCGAGGAGCGACGGGCGACCGTCAGCCAGGGCAGCAACTGGAAGTACTCGCTCGAGTGGATCTCGAACAACCGCGAGCTCGTCACGCCGTGGGCATTTGCCGCGTTCGTCCTCACCCAGGTCGGATCCTTTGCCGCTCGTGAGCGGGCTTGGTCGTCGTTCTGGTCGCTCCTGCGGACAGCCTCCAAGCACGGATCCCCGCGGCCCATCGACCTCGCGCTCTACCTCACCTGGTGGGTGGCGCCACAGCCACTCCGTCGGTCGCTGCGGGATGCCGCGCTCCGCCTCAAGGAACGCGCCCTTCCCTCCCGCCCTCGTCGGTCGTGA
- a CDS encoding glycosyltransferase family 2 protein, with protein sequence MPQLTIGLPVFNAMPYLAETVRSLLGQSFRDFELLAIDDGSTDGSGEFLSKIEDPRIRLIRQPNRGLTGTLNRMLEEARTPWLVRHDADDVAYPQRLQRIMEAITSRPDSGMFYSPADYTGAGRSLGTFRTSRGSPAQLTLATRAGYLLAICHPTVTLNVKKTVALGGYRFDLHIEDIDLWWRMALRHEITLIPEPTVGFRLNTGSVSSSNLERQERNMLFVQHLLLSHLWQLSPSTLEQAAPALDRLMDPKKLLFRRHLRAAGMAMGERAYGKALLNGGLAAVKTPTYLLKRLAYGRGEDASMAVNGVSPLEFAAISEKLWPSRGASAMPEARR encoded by the coding sequence ATGCCACAGCTCACCATCGGTCTGCCTGTCTTCAACGCGATGCCGTACCTGGCCGAGACGGTTCGGAGCCTGCTCGGCCAGTCGTTCCGGGATTTCGAACTGCTTGCCATCGACGATGGATCCACCGACGGCAGTGGTGAGTTCCTGTCCAAGATCGAAGACCCGAGGATTCGGCTCATCCGCCAACCGAACCGTGGCCTCACGGGCACGCTGAATCGGATGCTCGAGGAGGCACGCACTCCCTGGCTCGTTCGCCACGACGCAGACGACGTGGCCTACCCGCAGCGGCTTCAGCGCATCATGGAAGCGATCACGTCCCGGCCGGACTCCGGGATGTTCTATTCGCCGGCGGACTACACCGGCGCGGGGAGGAGCCTCGGAACCTTCCGCACTTCGCGCGGCAGCCCCGCGCAGCTCACGCTGGCAACCCGGGCGGGCTACCTGCTTGCGATCTGCCACCCCACGGTAACCCTGAATGTGAAGAAGACGGTGGCGCTGGGCGGGTATCGGTTCGACCTGCACATCGAGGACATCGATCTGTGGTGGCGGATGGCGCTCCGTCACGAGATCACGCTGATTCCCGAGCCCACAGTCGGCTTCCGCCTCAACACCGGAAGCGTGAGCAGCAGCAACCTGGAGAGGCAGGAACGGAACATGCTCTTCGTGCAGCACCTGCTGCTCTCCCACCTGTGGCAGCTGTCACCGTCGACGCTCGAGCAGGCGGCGCCGGCGCTCGACCGCCTGATGGATCCGAAGAAGCTTCTTTTCCGTCGCCATCTGCGGGCGGCGGGAATGGCGATGGGCGAGCGCGCCTATGGGAAGGCGCTCCTGAACGGCGGGCTCGCGGCCGTGAAGACGCCCACCTATCTGCTCAAGCGGCTCGCCTACGGACGAGGTGAGGACGCGTCAATGGCCGTCAATGGCGTGTCTCCCCTCGAGTTCGCGGCCATCTCGGAGAAGCTCTGGCCGAGCCGGGGAGCGTCGGCCATGCCGGAGGCACGGCGATGA
- a CDS encoding WecB/TagA/CpsF family glycosyltransferase: MSNVTIDVAGVRVQALERGHLLALPALLSDVRGQIVVGHHNLHSIYLFHRDPAMRAFYETARLVHIDGMPLVWMGKVAGYPVGRQHRHTSLDWIVPFLRQCAEHRRSVFFVGSKPGVAERAVEAFRADVPDLVAHTHHGYFDDSVDSAESAELIRLINASGADVLLVGMGMPRQERWVAQNAHRINTKLIWTLGAFMDYFAGEISTPPRWMGALGLEWLGRLLAEPKRLGSRYLVEPWSVLAHFAAGMVRTERSAAAARSATDEALVAQLAQYTRTP, translated from the coding sequence ATGAGCAACGTGACCATCGATGTCGCCGGCGTGCGGGTTCAGGCGCTCGAGCGAGGGCACCTCCTGGCGTTGCCCGCGCTGCTGTCAGATGTGCGGGGACAAATCGTGGTGGGTCATCACAACCTGCACAGCATCTACCTCTTCCACCGGGATCCCGCGATGCGCGCCTTCTACGAGACAGCGCGCCTCGTTCACATCGACGGAATGCCCCTCGTCTGGATGGGGAAGGTGGCGGGCTATCCCGTCGGGCGCCAACACCGACACACGAGCCTCGACTGGATTGTGCCGTTCTTGCGGCAATGCGCGGAGCACCGACGCAGCGTGTTCTTCGTAGGCTCTAAGCCTGGGGTCGCCGAGCGCGCCGTTGAAGCGTTCCGCGCGGACGTGCCAGACCTTGTCGCGCACACCCATCACGGCTACTTCGATGACAGCGTGGACTCGGCCGAGAGCGCCGAGCTGATCCGCCTGATCAACGCCTCGGGAGCCGACGTGCTGCTGGTCGGAATGGGGATGCCACGCCAGGAGCGATGGGTCGCCCAGAATGCCCACCGGATCAACACCAAGTTGATCTGGACCCTCGGCGCCTTCATGGACTACTTCGCCGGCGAGATTTCCACGCCGCCTCGTTGGATGGGGGCCCTCGGGCTGGAGTGGCTCGGAAGGCTTCTCGCCGAGCCCAAGCGCCTCGGCAGCCGCTACCTGGTCGAGCCTTGGTCCGTGCTCGCCCACTTCGCTGCGGGGATGGTGCGCACGGAGCGGTCAGCCGCGGCCGCGCGCAGCGCGACCGACGAGGCGCTGGTGGCGCAGCTCGCGCAATACACGCGGACGCCGTAG
- a CDS encoding endo-1,4-beta-xylanase — MLALLVALDSHAAERQQPVELIADGDFHATLLSPWRYRRVSSNFGDRSDSPTGSSLLLRSAPAPDDPTWAWGIRQLLQGSIEEKDVIVFRAWMRSQDRVRVLVVMEDSKEPYRKELRRLLRLSPEWKEYTLVLKASRAFAKGDAQLNIQLGLDRGTAEIATVRLENYSRDPHPVPRENVDPFGGEANPGDWRPAALSRIERIRKGELNVRVLDRRGKPVPGASVELKQLRHRFHFGTAVVARRLLGSDPDSVRYRAEIERLFNTIVFENEMKWERASPAQLAEVQQAVAWARKRGFDIRGHTLVWGDYAHSPGVRGLSKEQGRQRVEQRVQGAVAAMKGQVYIWDVVNEAVGSTELWEDLGWSLFPETFRIARRADPAAQLCYNEANLANQSLGERPLAVATERVRALIASGAPLDVIGDQAHMSLPLTPIRSVLSIWDGLASFQRPLEVTEFDVAVEDDLLHASYVRDFLTAAFSHPALQGFTLWGFWEGQHWLATKGGAMFRRDWSKRPAQDAYEQLVLGAWWSREHRSTAADGVARMRVFYGTHELVVVHGRARERRVVTLEPGKDGTFEFRL, encoded by the coding sequence GTGCTCGCACTGCTCGTTGCACTCGACTCCCACGCGGCGGAGCGACAGCAGCCTGTCGAGCTCATCGCCGATGGTGATTTCCACGCCACGCTCCTGTCCCCGTGGCGCTACCGCCGCGTCTCCTCGAACTTCGGAGACCGCAGCGACAGCCCCACCGGCTCTTCGCTGCTTCTCCGAAGCGCCCCAGCGCCGGATGATCCCACCTGGGCGTGGGGCATCCGCCAGCTCCTACAAGGCTCGATCGAGGAGAAAGACGTCATCGTCTTCCGCGCCTGGATGCGGAGTCAGGATCGCGTTCGGGTCTTAGTGGTCATGGAGGACTCGAAGGAACCCTACCGGAAGGAGCTACGGCGCCTGCTGAGGCTGTCTCCCGAGTGGAAGGAGTACACGCTCGTCCTGAAAGCCTCCCGGGCATTTGCCAAAGGAGACGCTCAGCTCAACATTCAGCTCGGTCTCGATCGTGGCACGGCCGAGATCGCCACTGTGCGGCTGGAGAACTACTCCCGAGATCCCCACCCCGTCCCGCGCGAGAACGTGGACCCCTTCGGAGGCGAGGCGAACCCGGGGGACTGGCGGCCCGCGGCGCTCTCCCGGATCGAGAGGATTCGCAAGGGCGAGCTGAACGTGCGTGTTCTGGACCGTCGTGGGAAGCCGGTTCCAGGCGCTTCCGTCGAACTGAAGCAGCTGCGGCACCGCTTCCACTTCGGCACGGCCGTTGTCGCCCGCAGGCTCCTCGGCTCCGACCCGGACAGCGTGCGCTATCGCGCCGAGATCGAGCGGCTCTTCAACACGATCGTGTTCGAGAACGAGATGAAATGGGAGCGTGCGAGCCCCGCCCAGCTCGCAGAGGTGCAGCAGGCCGTAGCCTGGGCCAGAAAACGGGGGTTCGACATCAGGGGACATACCCTCGTGTGGGGGGACTACGCGCACAGTCCAGGCGTCAGGGGCCTGAGCAAGGAGCAGGGCCGGCAGCGCGTGGAGCAGCGAGTCCAGGGGGCCGTCGCCGCCATGAAGGGCCAGGTCTACATCTGGGATGTCGTGAACGAGGCGGTGGGAAGCACGGAGCTCTGGGAGGACCTGGGGTGGTCCCTGTTCCCGGAGACCTTTCGAATCGCACGCCGCGCCGACCCGGCAGCACAGCTCTGTTACAACGAGGCCAACCTCGCGAACCAGAGCCTTGGGGAGCGGCCGCTTGCGGTGGCTACCGAGCGGGTTCGCGCGCTCATCGCTTCAGGCGCGCCGCTGGACGTGATTGGCGACCAGGCACACATGTCCCTGCCGTTGACGCCCATTCGAAGCGTGCTGTCCATATGGGACGGGCTCGCCTCCTTCCAACGCCCGCTCGAAGTCACCGAGTTCGACGTGGCTGTCGAGGATGATCTGCTGCACGCGTCCTACGTGCGCGACTTCCTGACGGCTGCCTTCAGCCACCCCGCGCTCCAGGGCTTCACGCTCTGGGGGTTCTGGGAAGGTCAGCATTGGCTGGCCACGAAGGGGGGCGCGATGTTCCGGAGGGACTGGTCGAAGCGGCCAGCCCAGGATGCCTACGAGCAGCTCGTGCTGGGCGCATGGTGGAGCCGCGAACACCGAAGCACTGCGGCGGACGGGGTCGCTCGAATGCGCGTCTTCTACGGCACGCACGAGCTCGTCGTCGTCCACGGACGTGCGCGAGAGCGAAGGGTCGTAACCCTCGAGCCGGGCAAGGACGGAACCTTCGAGTTCCGCCTCTGA
- a CDS encoding low molecular weight protein-tyrosine-phosphatase → MAMEACSTDMFNRILLVCVGNICRSPMAAALAASRWSSLQPSLVVESAGVSALVGSPADPLAQELMLERGIDISDHRARQLTAQMAHDFELILVMEGGHQRAVESLAPSARGRVFPLGKWGRFDVPDPYRRPREAFVEALELIERGLVDVEKRMGLAR, encoded by the coding sequence ATGGCCATGGAGGCCTGCTCGACGGATATGTTCAATCGGATCCTGCTGGTATGCGTTGGCAACATCTGTAGGAGCCCGATGGCTGCCGCGCTTGCCGCGAGCCGGTGGTCTTCTCTCCAGCCGTCGCTCGTCGTCGAATCGGCGGGAGTCTCGGCGCTCGTCGGGAGCCCCGCTGATCCGCTTGCGCAGGAGCTGATGCTCGAGCGCGGGATCGACATCTCCGACCACCGCGCCCGTCAATTGACGGCCCAGATGGCCCACGACTTCGAGCTGATCCTCGTCATGGAAGGCGGGCACCAGCGTGCGGTCGAGAGCCTTGCGCCCAGCGCTCGCGGCAGGGTCTTTCCGCTCGGGAAGTGGGGGCGCTTCGATGTGCCTGACCCCTATCGGAGGCCACGGGAGGCCTTCGTGGAGGCACTCGAGTTGATCGAGCGAGGGCTCGTCGACGTCGAGAAGCGGATGGGCCTCGCCCGGTGA
- the fdhD gene encoding formate dehydrogenase accessory sulfurtransferase FdhD, whose amino-acid sequence MASQREREMRWTARDVVRVRSGVTGAAVSDEVAVEEPLEIRVNGDSVAVTMRTPGDDARLAVGFLFAEGLLRSIDDVGSVSHCGRPGEEGYGNVLDVIPAAGLSLDIERVQATRRGTLTTSACGVCGRRSVDDLLSLCGVVPEGPTLPASLLAEAPERLRGVQRVFEHTGGVHAAAAFDAAGNLLAGYEDVGRHNAVDKVVGALVHAGRVRSPRAPGYRPVPEPERPVLLAISGRASFEILQKAAVARIPVVVSVSAASSLAIDVAEQAGITLATFSRRGDFNLHTHPSRVREI is encoded by the coding sequence ATGGCCTCCCAGAGGGAGCGCGAGATGCGGTGGACGGCGCGGGACGTGGTGCGGGTCCGCAGCGGAGTTACCGGGGCAGCGGTCTCTGACGAGGTCGCCGTCGAGGAACCGCTCGAGATCCGCGTGAACGGCGACAGCGTGGCCGTCACCATGCGCACTCCGGGCGACGACGCGCGGCTCGCCGTGGGCTTCCTCTTCGCGGAAGGCCTGCTGCGCTCCATCGACGACGTGGGCAGCGTGAGCCACTGCGGGCGCCCCGGTGAGGAGGGCTACGGCAACGTGCTCGATGTCATCCCTGCGGCCGGCCTCTCGCTGGACATCGAGCGCGTGCAGGCGACCCGGCGCGGCACACTCACCACCTCGGCCTGCGGCGTGTGCGGGCGGCGCAGCGTGGACGACCTGCTCTCGCTCTGCGGCGTGGTCCCCGAGGGCCCCACGCTCCCCGCCTCTCTGCTCGCCGAGGCCCCCGAGCGGCTGCGCGGCGTGCAGCGCGTGTTCGAGCACACGGGCGGCGTGCATGCGGCCGCGGCCTTCGACGCCGCAGGCAATCTGCTCGCGGGCTACGAGGACGTGGGGCGCCACAACGCGGTGGACAAGGTGGTGGGCGCGCTCGTGCACGCGGGCCGCGTGCGCTCGCCCCGTGCCCCCGGCTACCGGCCCGTCCCCGAGCCCGAGCGCCCCGTGCTCCTGGCCATCAGCGGGCGCGCGAGCTTCGAGATCCTCCAGAAGGCCGCGGTCGCGCGCATCCCCGTGGTGGTGAGCGTCTCGGCGGCCAGCAGCCTCGCCATCGACGTGGCCGAGCAGGCCGGAATCACGCTCGCCACCTTCAGCCGCAGGGGCGACTTCAACCTACATACACACCCCTCCCGGGTTCGCGAGATTTAG
- a CDS encoding acyltransferase family protein, with protein MSSPGLFGPLPPPRHPGLDGARGFAVVAMVLGHTLDAVLSTSARSGYWVQRYWELRGITAPLFLLVAGWAVVAALGSHPDAARTSFGKRVRRGLLLLALGYGLAWPGWGAVLQMGWGEPLLARLFAFDALPCIGISLMVGAAALMFANGPLSRTLVLAALAVGIPLVSSGVWGLAEHAPVVLRNALGSPETKFPLFPWAGFFFAGALAAHLMRQLLPGWPQSLAISAVGLALLLFTHLVTPNWAPTSAWLVAYRVGQGLVVLGILCLMPRLVSRRLSPLGRSSLWVYVLHIPVVYGWAGIAGMAERAGPTLGLPAALAVGFALLMGSYGIVAFVRGVKRRVFSFRGAPSLPPAGVTAAARMSRAG; from the coding sequence GTGAGCTCCCCCGGCCTCTTCGGTCCCCTCCCTCCACCCCGGCATCCCGGCCTCGACGGCGCGCGTGGCTTTGCCGTGGTGGCGATGGTGCTCGGGCACACGCTGGACGCGGTGCTCTCCACCTCCGCCCGCTCCGGCTACTGGGTGCAGCGCTACTGGGAGCTGCGCGGCATCACCGCGCCGCTCTTCCTGCTCGTCGCCGGCTGGGCGGTGGTGGCGGCGCTCGGCAGCCACCCGGACGCGGCGCGCACCAGCTTCGGCAAGCGCGTGCGCCGCGGCCTGCTGCTGCTCGCGCTCGGCTACGGGCTCGCCTGGCCCGGCTGGGGCGCGGTGCTGCAGATGGGCTGGGGTGAGCCGCTGCTCGCCCGCCTCTTCGCCTTCGATGCCCTGCCCTGCATCGGCATCAGCCTCATGGTGGGCGCCGCGGCGCTCATGTTCGCGAACGGACCGCTCAGCCGCACCCTGGTGCTCGCGGCGCTCGCGGTGGGCATCCCGCTGGTGAGCAGCGGTGTCTGGGGCCTCGCGGAGCACGCGCCGGTGGTGCTGCGCAACGCGCTCGGCTCGCCCGAGACCAAGTTCCCCCTCTTCCCCTGGGCGGGCTTCTTCTTCGCTGGCGCGCTCGCGGCGCACCTGATGCGCCAGCTGCTGCCCGGCTGGCCGCAGTCGCTCGCCATCAGCGCGGTGGGCCTCGCGCTGCTGCTCTTCACCCACCTCGTCACGCCCAACTGGGCCCCCACCAGCGCCTGGCTCGTGGCGTACCGCGTGGGCCAGGGCCTGGTGGTGCTCGGCATCCTCTGCCTCATGCCGCGGCTCGTGAGCCGCCGGCTCTCGCCCCTGGGGCGCAGCTCGCTCTGGGTCTACGTGCTGCACATCCCGGTGGTGTACGGCTGGGCGGGCATCGCCGGCATGGCCGAGCGCGCGGGCCCCACGCTGGGCCTGCCCGCGGCGCTCGCGGTGGGCTTCGCGCTGCTGATGGGCAGCTACGGCATCGTCGCCTTCGTGCGCGGCGTGAAGCGGCGCGTGTTCAGCTTCCGCGGCGCGCCCTCGCTGCCTCCTGCGGGCGTCACTGCCGCGGCGCGCATGTCCCGCGCGGGGTAG
- a CDS encoding tRNA-uridine aminocarboxypropyltransferase: protein MRPLCLRCRRPQSTCYCAHLPQLETRTRVVFLQHPREARVAIGTARMAHLSLPNSELYQGVDFSDLERLQQLAKEPSKVAVLFPGEGAVAPESLRGAPPEVLIVIDGTWNQAKKVVARNPLLSQLPRVGFTPRRPSNYRIRSEPAEHCVSTIEAVVETLGAMEGDFPRFDTMLKAFEHMVDTQLRYTEDSDAPPRRRLRRAPPRVLPQLQALRDARERLVLLYAEANAHPEGAGLEPELMHLTARRLSSGETFEAVLAPRLPLAPSTPLHLDLAEARLRAGEALQPALERWSHFLRPDDVLAAWGPFSLQLLLREGAGPRELIDLRRLYTLVHKQRAGGVEDAARRSAPVPEAPWTGGRAGRRIVATETVAQTLLGSQQETQAPAA, encoded by the coding sequence GTGCGCCCCCTCTGTCTTCGCTGCCGCCGCCCCCAGTCCACCTGCTACTGCGCCCACCTGCCGCAGCTGGAGACGCGCACCCGCGTGGTGTTCCTGCAGCACCCGCGCGAGGCCCGGGTGGCCATCGGCACGGCGCGCATGGCGCACCTGTCCCTGCCCAACTCGGAGCTGTACCAGGGCGTGGACTTCAGCGACCTCGAGCGGCTGCAGCAGCTGGCGAAGGAGCCCTCGAAGGTGGCGGTGCTCTTCCCCGGCGAAGGAGCGGTCGCGCCCGAGTCGCTGCGCGGCGCGCCGCCCGAGGTCCTCATCGTCATCGACGGGACGTGGAACCAGGCGAAGAAGGTGGTGGCGCGCAACCCGCTGCTCTCCCAGCTGCCGCGCGTGGGCTTCACCCCGCGCCGGCCGAGCAACTACCGCATCCGCAGCGAGCCCGCGGAGCACTGCGTCTCCACCATCGAGGCGGTGGTGGAGACGCTGGGCGCGATGGAGGGGGACTTCCCGCGCTTCGACACCATGCTCAAGGCCTTCGAGCACATGGTGGACACGCAGCTGCGCTACACCGAGGACAGCGACGCGCCCCCGCGCCGCCGCCTGCGCCGCGCGCCGCCGCGGGTGCTGCCCCAGCTGCAGGCGCTGCGCGACGCCCGCGAGCGGCTCGTGCTGCTCTACGCCGAGGCGAACGCCCACCCGGAGGGCGCCGGCCTCGAGCCCGAGCTGATGCACCTCACTGCGCGGCGGCTCTCGAGCGGCGAGACTTTCGAGGCGGTGCTCGCGCCGCGCCTGCCGCTCGCGCCCTCCACGCCCCTGCACCTGGACCTGGCCGAGGCGCGCCTGCGCGCAGGCGAGGCGCTGCAGCCCGCGCTCGAGCGCTGGAGCCACTTCCTGCGCCCCGACGACGTCCTCGCCGCCTGGGGGCCCTTCTCGCTGCAGCTGCTGCTGCGCGAGGGCGCCGGTCCCCGTGAGCTGATCGACCTGCGCCGCCTCTACACGCTGGTGCACAAGCAGCGCGCCGGAGGCGTGGAGGATGCCGCGCGCCGCAGTGCGCCCGTGCCCGAGGCCCCGTGGACCGGGGGGCGCGCAGGAAGGCGCATCGTGGCGACGGAGACCGTGGCGCAGACGCTGCTGGGCTCACAGCAGGAGACCCAGGCCCCCGCTGCGTGA
- a CDS encoding 16S rRNA (uracil(1498)-N(3))-methyltransferase — protein sequence MNLLLLHDDDFLADGTVSLTGRRATHALEVLKAQVGEALRVGRLGGLVGTGEVLENRPGLLRLRVDLTEPPPPRAGIDLLLAIPRPKALKKVLPAVASLGVDRVVLVNAARVEKSYFDSKVLAPDFVADLLQQGLEQARDTVAPEVLVRERFRPFVEDELEGVFGPRERAARLLPHPPATQGLHALGPLPPRRVLAVGPDGGWVPFEVELLQARGFVPFSLGPRILRVETAVPVLLGQMALLRP from the coding sequence ATGAACCTGCTCCTCCTGCACGACGACGACTTCCTCGCGGACGGCACCGTGTCCCTCACCGGGCGAAGGGCCACCCACGCGCTCGAGGTGCTCAAGGCGCAGGTGGGCGAGGCGCTGCGGGTGGGGCGCCTGGGCGGCCTCGTGGGCACGGGCGAGGTGCTGGAGAACCGGCCGGGCCTCCTGCGCCTGCGCGTGGACCTCACCGAGCCGCCCCCGCCGCGCGCAGGCATCGACCTGCTGCTCGCCATCCCGCGGCCCAAGGCGCTCAAGAAGGTGCTGCCCGCGGTGGCCTCGCTCGGCGTGGACCGCGTGGTGCTGGTGAACGCGGCGCGCGTGGAGAAGAGCTACTTCGACTCGAAGGTGCTCGCGCCGGACTTCGTCGCGGACCTCCTCCAGCAGGGGCTCGAGCAGGCGCGCGACACGGTGGCCCCCGAGGTGCTCGTGCGCGAGCGCTTCCGGCCCTTCGTGGAGGACGAGCTGGAGGGGGTGTTCGGCCCCCGCGAGCGCGCGGCGCGGCTGCTGCCCCACCCTCCCGCCACGCAGGGCCTGCACGCGCTCGGTCCCCTGCCCCCTCGCCGGGTGCTGGCGGTGGGGCCTGACGGGGGCTGGGTCCCCTTCGAGGTGGAGCTGCTGCAGGCCCGTGGCTTCGTCCCCTTCAGCCTGGGGCCCCGCATCCTGCGGGTGGAGACGGCCGTGCCGGTGCTCCTCGGACAGATGGCCCTCCTGCGGCCTTGA
- a CDS encoding aminopeptidase P family protein → MTTPTEQPVTSEPQQPKTNSYDSTPPPALLDFMMKSWKPASGKLPPKLKGHEAFAARRRALSKLFPGETLVIPTGHEKVRSNDTYYRFRPGTDFYYLTGNVEPDCVLVLQPKEGGGHRDLLFVEPNPGRSDATFYTDRNKGELWVGPRLGVKESEARYAVDEARGLPELPAFLRSLSEGATRPTRVLRSFSERVDGLVPAASERDKALAVALSEMRLLKDAQEVKELSAAIASTFRGFEDVIAGLREAKTERTVEGVFGLRARVEGNDVGYGTIAASGAHACVLHWTKNDGPLKKGDLLLLDAGVEGNSLYTADITRTLPISGTFTKEQREIYELVFEAQEQAIAAVKPGNDFMEPNRVAMRVLAEGLHRLGILKVTAEEALKDEHQFYKRYSLHNVSHMLGLDVHDCAQARQEAYKYGKLQPGMVLTVEPGLYFQLDDLTVPSRYRGIGVRIEDDVVVTARGCKNLSADIPRKVKDVEAWMKRVWKAKK, encoded by the coding sequence ATGACGACCCCGACCGAACAGCCCGTCACGTCCGAGCCGCAGCAGCCCAAGACGAACAGCTACGACTCCACGCCGCCCCCCGCCCTGCTCGACTTCATGATGAAGAGCTGGAAGCCGGCGAGCGGCAAGCTGCCCCCGAAGCTCAAGGGACACGAGGCCTTCGCCGCGCGCCGCCGCGCCCTCTCCAAGCTCTTCCCCGGCGAGACGCTCGTCATCCCCACCGGCCACGAGAAGGTGCGCAGCAACGACACCTACTACCGCTTCCGCCCGGGCACGGACTTCTACTACCTCACCGGCAACGTGGAGCCGGACTGCGTGCTGGTGCTGCAGCCCAAGGAGGGCGGCGGGCACCGGGACCTGCTCTTCGTGGAGCCCAACCCGGGCCGCTCGGACGCGACCTTCTACACCGACCGCAACAAGGGCGAGCTCTGGGTCGGCCCGCGCCTCGGCGTGAAGGAGAGCGAGGCGCGTTACGCCGTCGACGAGGCCCGCGGCCTTCCCGAGCTGCCCGCGTTCCTGCGCTCGCTGAGCGAGGGCGCCACCCGCCCCACCCGCGTGCTGCGCAGCTTCTCCGAGCGCGTGGACGGCCTGGTGCCGGCGGCCAGCGAGCGCGACAAGGCGCTCGCGGTGGCGCTGAGCGAGATGCGCCTGCTCAAGGACGCGCAGGAGGTGAAGGAGCTCTCGGCCGCCATCGCCTCCACCTTCCGCGGCTTCGAGGACGTCATCGCGGGGCTGCGCGAGGCGAAGACCGAGCGCACCGTGGAGGGCGTGTTCGGCCTGCGCGCGCGCGTGGAGGGCAACGACGTGGGCTACGGCACCATCGCCGCCTCGGGCGCCCACGCCTGCGTGCTGCACTGGACCAAGAACGACGGGCCCCTCAAGAAGGGCGACCTGCTGCTGCTGGACGCCGGCGTGGAGGGCAACAGCCTCTACACCGCGGACATCACCCGCACGCTGCCCATCTCCGGCACCTTCACCAAGGAGCAGCGCGAGATCTACGAGCTCGTCTTCGAGGCGCAGGAGCAGGCGATCGCCGCGGTGAAGCCCGGCAACGACTTCATGGAGCCCAACCGCGTCGCCATGCGCGTGCTCGCCGAGGGCCTGCACCGCCTGGGCATCCTCAAGGTCACGGCCGAGGAGGCGCTCAAGGACGAGCACCAGTTCTACAAGCGCTACAGCCTCCACAACGTGAGCCACATGCTGGGCCTCGACGTGCACGACTGCGCCCAGGCCCGCCAAGAGGCCTACAAGTACGGCAAGCTGCAGCCGGGCATGGTGCTCACCGTGGAGCCCGGCCTCTACTTCCAGCTCGACGATCTCACCGTCCCCTCGCGCTACCGCGGCATCGGCGTGCGCATCGAGGACGACGTGGTCGTCACCGCGCGCGGCTGCAAGAACCTCTCGGCCGACATCCCGCGCAAGGTGAAGGACGTGGAGGCGTGGATGAAGCGGGTGTGGAAGGCGAAGAAGTAG